Below is a window of Herminiimonas arsenicoxydans DNA.
ATGCTGGAAGCGGCGGCACAACAAGCCGAAATGCAAACCCAGGCTGCGCAAGCCGCACAGATCAAGGCTGCACAAGCGGTCGAGTTGGCCAGGGCAGAACGCACGCGCGCCGATCTCGAACAGAAGGCAATGAATGCAATCGAGGAAAAATTGCAGGCCGAGCAGCAGCGTCTTGCCGGTGCCGCCCTCATGTTGCAGGCTACACAGGAAAAAATTGCAGCAGAAAAAGCAGCATTGCTGGCATCCGAACAAAGAGCGCGCGCCGAGCAGGAACAGGCCGAAATTCTGCGTAGCAGAGCGCAGGCACAGGAAGCCTTGCGGCATGCAACGGAAGGCGTCTCCAGTGCGGAAAAGGAATTGCTGGAAACGGAAATGCAGCAGGCCGAAGCACAAAGAGTCTTGATGGAAGCTGCTGAACGCAAAGCGCTGGAAGCACGCGAACTGGCGCACGTCGAAGAGCAGCGTGCGCTTGCCGAGCAGCGCGCATTGGAACTGCTGGAAGAGCAGCAAGTGCTGGAACAGCAGCGTCTGGAGGCGAGTGAAATCGCTTTGAGCGCAATCGAGGAAAAATTGCAGGCCGAGCAAAAAGCCTGCAACGAAGCGGAACAGTGCGCCATCACCGAACTGGAATTGGCGGAAGTTTCCAAACAGCGTCTGGCGGCTGCCGCCGAAGCAAGGGCGATGCAGGAGGCGCAATTGGCAGCGGAACGCGCAGCCCTGAACGCTGCCGAAGAGCAGGCAAAAACTGCAGCAGCAGCGCTGGAATTGTCGAAGGCGGGGCAGGTCGAAGCAGAACAAATCGCCCGCGATTTGCTGGCCCGTATCAGCGACCGCGGTGAGCAGCATGACGAGTGGCGTCTGCGCGCCGCTGCCGTGCTGGCCGAATCGGGTGCTGCGGTGTCGCACAAAAACAGATCCGGTGTCCGCATGTGGACATCGATAGCAGCCGGTCTGGCATTGTTTGTCGGTGTGGCAGGCTGGAATATGCAGTCGGACGTGATGCATATGTTTGCACCGCATGCAGGCAAGTCGGCCGCGGCGATTGCGAAAGCATCATCCGGCTCCTTAATCGTGACCGCGCCGGCGACGCTGCAAATATCGTATGCGCTGACCAGTGCTCCCACCGCTGCCGCCGATGATGTGCATGCGCCTGAAGCAAGATAACTTTTTGTAATCAGTCCTTTTGTCTTATGCGCACAGCCTGAGCAGGCTGTGCTTTCGAGTGCGTCTCATGTCGAAATGTCATTTCAATATGAGCGATCTGCTTGCCGTAATCAGCGTAATCCCGGAAAATCCCGCCCTGGACACGCATCGACCGTACCGTGTGCGCAGCGCCGCTTAGGCGTCTCTCCTTTAAAACGTAGCCGTACCGCCACATCGCCATGCAGCAATCGGTTGGGGAAGGCATACGGTTTGTCGTACTATATCGGCTGTGCGCAGTTATCTCATCACCATAACAAGGAAAACCATGCTCTTCGCGTCACGTCACACCTTCAATTCAGGCTTACGTTACGTGTGGAGCCGGGCCCTGATTCTGTCTCTGGCAGGCTTGTGCGCTTTTCCGGTCATGGCAGATGAACTTTCCGATGTTTCGCAACTGCTGCGTGCCGGGCAGCATGGCGCAGCACTGGCGAAAGCCGATGCATTCCTGAACAGGAATCCGCGCGATGCGCAAATGCGCTTCCTGAAAGGCGTGATTCTGACCGAGCAGAATAAATCTGCCGAAGCGATCACGATTTTCAGCAAGCTGACGGACGATTATCCAACTCTGCCGGAACCCTACAATAATCTGGCAGTGCTGTATGCATCCAGCGGTCAGTATGAAAAAGCGCGTACTGCGCTGGATATGGCGATACGCACCAATCCAACCTACGCCACCGCCTATGAAAACCTGGGTGATGTGCATGCAAAGCTGGCCAGCCAGGCTTATGACAAGGCGCTGCAACTGGACAACAGCAATGTCGGCGCCAAATCCAAATTGACGATGGTGCGTACTTTGGTAGGCAATACAAGCGGCGGCACCAATCCAAAAGTGGCGGTGGTCGCTGCTGCGCCAACGGCGCCGGCGAAAGTCGAAGCCAGGCCTGAGCCTAAAGTCGAGCCCAAGCCGGTAGTCAGGGAAGCGCCGAAAGCCGAAGTGAAAGCGGAGGCCAAGCCCGAGATAAAAGCGGAAGTGAAAGCCGACCCTAAGGCTGCACAAAAACAAGCGCAAAAACTGGAAGCCGAAGCCAAGCGTGAAGCGAAGGCCAAAGCCCATGCCGCCGAAGCTGCCGAACGCGATCAGGTGATGAATGCGGTGAATGCCTGGGCCAAGGCATGGAGTGCGCGTGACGTGAAGGCTTATCTGAATGCCTACGCCAATGATTTCGACTTGCCTGCCGGTCAATCACGCAAGACGTGGACGGATGAGCGTCGTGCCCGTATTGAAGACAAGGCACGTATCAGTGTAAAAATCGAAACACCGCAAGTCAGCTTGAACGGCAATACTGCGACGGTGAAATTTCGCCAGATTTATGACTCGGACCGCACCAAGGCGAACAGCCGCAAAACATTGGTGATGGTCAAGCAATCGGGGAAATGGCACATCAAGCAGGAGCGTGCGGGTAGCTGATGACTGGTTTGCACATAAAGTTGCGGTTAATCGCACGTCGTATGGGATGTTGGACAGGTGCAGCAGCTTTAGGCTTACTGATTGCCGGTGCTGCTGCCTGGCCGCTGCCATCTTTTGCCAGCGGCAGCAAGCCCGGTATACCGGCGCGGCTGGATCCTGAAGTCATGCTGATCGATGTCTACAAGGCATTGGCAGCGAATCGCCTGCGCGATGCACAGGCAAAAGCCGATGCGCTGGTAGCCGCCTATCCGACCTTCCGGCTTGGTCATCTGGTGCGCGGCGATTTGCTGTTGCTGCATACGCAACCGATCAAAACCTTCGGCGCAGCATCCAATGCGCCGGCTGAAAAGCTCAATAATCTGCGCGCTGAAGCGATCGTGCGTCTGAAGTCTCTGCGCGAACGCCCCGATCCGAATCTGATTCCGCGCGTGTTCCTGCAAATGCGTGCCGACCAGAAGAAGCTGCTGCTGGTCGATGCCAAACGTTCGCGTCTGTATGTGTACGAGCGTAGTAAAGATCAGGTGAAACTGGTCAGTGATTACTACGTCAGCCAGGGCAAACTGGGCGTGGACAAGCTCAAGGAAGGTGATCAAAAGACGCCGCTGGGCGTGTATTACATTACCGCCAGGCTGGATGGTGCGCGTCTGCCAGAATTTTACGGGCCGGGCGCTTTGCCTATCAATTATCCGAATGAATGGGACAAGGCCAACGGTCGCGGCGGTTCCGGCATCTGGCTGCATGGCACGCCGTCGGACAGTTACAGTCGTCCACCCTTGTCGTCGGACGGTTGCGTCGTATTGACGAATCCCGATTTGAAGGAATTGTCTGCGTCGGTGGAAATAGGCAATACACCCGTTATCATCAGCGAAGATCTCAAATTCGTCAGCAAGGAAAAATGGGAAGCAGATCGTCTCAGCGCGAACAAAATGCTGGAAGCCTGGCGTCTCGATATAGAAAGTACAGATCCGGATCGCTTGCGTCGGCACTACTCGCGCAGTTTCAAGGCGGCACGCGGGCAGAACCTGGATGGCTGGCTGACTAAAATTCAGCAATCGACTTTGGGTGCGCGCAAGATCAATGTCGAACTGCGCGACGTGACATTGTTCCGCTATCCCGACCAGAAAGATCAGAAGGAATTGATCGTTGCCGCGTTTACCCAGGAAGCCTTGATCGGCAAGGGAAAGCACATTACACGCAAGCGCCAGTACTGGGCCAGGGAAGGCGCGCAATGGAAGATCGTGTCCGAGGTTAATCTGCAGTAATCCGTCGCAAGTTTGCACTGCATTCCATCTGTGATGGCCGCCATTTTTCCTGACAAAAAACATGCGGTTTGCAGTGCAAATTATTCGACCTTCATCCCGTATAAAACGTTTTTCATCCACCTTCCCTGCAGGTGCACTCTTCATACTTCTTTACAATTGTAAAAGACTATTTCTCTCGTGGATTTTGCGTACACGATCTATATAGTGATTCCATGCCCTGGCGATTCATGAAACCAAATCTGGTTTTCGCTACGGTGAAAAGGAGTCAATCATGCTGCACAAAAAATGGATGAGCATTGCCTTGCTGGCGACCGCTGCAGTTTCAACAACGGCGATATCGACCACTGCGTTTGCGGACAATCGCGGTGTCAACACGGCATTGGGTGCAGTAGTTGGCGCTGTCATTGGCAATAGTGTCGGCGGTCAGGATGCAGCGATTATAGGTGGCGTGCTGGGTGCAGTGGTTGGTGCCAGTGCCTCGGGACATGACGACCGTTATTACGGCCGTCGTCAGGCGCAAGTCTATTATCAGCCGCAGCCTGTTTATTATCAGCCAGCTCCGGTGCGTGCGAGACCGTATTACCGCGATGGCTATGCCGGTCGTAACGACTACCGTGATCGCTATCATCAGGATGTGCGTCGCGTCGATTACGAACGTTACGATCGCAATCAATATCGTCGCTAGGAAATGACGCAGGATGTTGACAGTCTGGTTGCGTTGGCGCCAAGAGGAATATTCTGCGTGGAGCAATAAGCGTCATTAGCTAAAAGTTATTACGCAATTTGGCAGTATTGAAGGACGAAGAGAGAGTCAGTAATGAAGCCTTGTGTGAACGCAGCGGGATGCGTTTTCTCTCTTCAGCAGTAATCCCGAGAAAGGCTGTTGCAATGAAAAAATCAACATCAGGTATGGTGAAACGTCTAGTTCTTGCGCTGGCAGGTTTGGCTGCCCTTGGCGGATGTGCCGTTGTACCGTATAACGCCGGCTACTACGATCAATCTGGTTATTATGGCGGCCCGGCAGTGTATGCAGCGCCCCCTGCTGTCTATGTGGCGCCGGCTGTCAGTTTCGGCTTCGAGTACAGGGCGAATCGCGGATATTACGGTCCGCGTCATTATGGTCATCGCGGCTGGAGATAAGCGATGTATCGGTATCAATAAAAATGGCTAGTCGGATCGACTAGCCATTTTTGTATGCGCTTGATTAAAAATCAGCGGTCATAATCGCGATATTCACGGTGTCCGCGTTGATAGCCGTAGCGATGATCGTGCAGGCGTTGTCTCTCCCGGTAACTGTAAACAACTACCGGTGCGGGCGCATAATACACTGGCGGCGGTTGGTATGCCGGTATGGCATTGCCGTAAATAACCGGCGGTGCGTAGTAATTGGAGTAGTTGTTGTAGGCAGGTGCCGGCGCGTAATATACCGGCGCTGGCGGATAAAAACCGCCTACGCCGACGTTGACCGACCAGTTCACGCCACCAGCGATGGCACCTGTTCCAGCAAGCGTCAGGACGGTTGCCAAACCGCAAAGCGTTATCAATTTTTTCATGGTGATCTCACACTAATAATGCTTGTATTTAACGCCAAATAATCATGTGCTGCCACTGCTAATTCGTAACATTGTGTATCGCTTGACGAATGAGCAATAGCGCCGGAAGGTAGTATGACGTGCTCTTCGACAAAGTAGCAGACAGGCTGGTTTATTTGGGGTCAGTAGCCACCAGCAGGCTGCAGCGAATTTTCTCCACCAGTAAGGCATCGGTTGCACCGCGCCACCAGCGCATGGCCAGCGATTGATGCCGCGAATGGCCGACTATGACCAGCTCGATTCCCAGCTGATCGACCAGTTCGGCAATGGTCGGCACCGGTTCACCGACTTCGATATGGGTTTGTACTTTGAGGCCGGCTTCGCGCAGGCAGGCGCAGCCATCGTTCAAGTCATGCTCCATTTTCTCTTTCTCGGCCTGAATTTCTTCTTCAATGCCGAGCATGGAGACCATCGCGTATTCGCCAATAACCACCGATGGCGGCGGATTGACGACAGCGAGCAGATGGATTTCGGTGGAAGGATCGGGCCCCAGACGTATGCATTCCTGCAAGGCGGAACGACTTTCAGGTGTGCCATTGTAAGCGACCAGAATTTTACGATACATAGACCCTCCCGATGTGCGATGGCACGTCATTAGTATAGCGCTAACGGCGGAACCGGCAAGCCATGTGAAGTGGCTGCGGCTGGAACATCTGTAGGGTCAGGGCATAGGCGGCTTCAGGTCGCTGATTTCAGGTGGCTGAAGGTCAGCGCGGTCAGCAGGACGCCGATGGCGCCGACGGCAATGACTGGTCCGGTGCCGAAATGCCCGAGGGCCAGCCCGGCAGCTCCCACGCCTGCCGATTGGCCGAGGAAAAAGCAGGCCGCAAATGCAGAAACAGCGGCACCGCGTCGTTCCGGTGCCATTTGCGTGGCATTCATTTGCAGCGTGTTGTGCAGCATGTAAAAGCCCATCCCCGCAGCGAAACAGGCAGGGATGGCCCACTGCCAGCTTGGCGCCAGCCCTATCGTGAGGAAGGATGTCGCGACGATGATTCCGCCCCAGCGCGTCAAGCCTTTTTCACCGAGCTTGCGCACCAGTCGACGCGAGGTGCCGGCATAGAGCAGGCCTCCGAGGCTGAATAACATCACCAGAGAGGCGGCATTCGTCAGTGACAGATGGTGTATGCGGTGCAGATGCGAGGCGATAAATGCAAACGCGCCGTACAGGAATCCGCCTTCCAGGAATACGGTAACCAATACGACGCGGGCCCACGGCAGGGATAATATCTGACCGAATTCATTGACCATCCGACGTAATGCAGACCCTTCTGCCTTGTGCGTGGTCATAGCGTAGGCGGGAAGACGGCGGTTGAAGGAAAAGAGTGTCAGGGCGATCAATACAAAACAGAGTGAAATACCGAAAAACGGGACCCGCCAGCTGAAATAATCGGCGGCCAAACCGCCGAACAGAACACCGGTAGATATGCCCACGATCTGACCGATAAGAAATTGCGCGAGCACCGGCTGTCTCCGGTCATAAGGCACTACATCGCCTATCCATGCCATGGACAGCGGCACGATAGCGGCTGCCGTTGCGCCGGCCAGCAGGCGAGCGACGATCAGCAAGGGATAGTTGGGTGCCAGTGCACACAGGAGTGCGGTGAGGGTGCATGCCACGCAGGCCCAGGCAATCACAAGGTACTTTCCGAAACGGTCGCCCAAGGGGCCGAAAAACAGCTGCGAAAAGCCGTATGCAATCGAAAATGCGGTAATGACGTAGGAAACGCTTCCCAGAGAAATATCGAATTCCTGCGCCAGTCTGGGTAGCAAGGGATCGGTTACGCGTAGCGATACGGCACTGGCGAAAGCTGCAAGCGACAGGGCAGGAATGGCAAGCGATGGAATTGGAGAAGAGGATTGCGCGGCTGCTTGGTCTGCGGACATGGAAGCTATATAAATGAATGCGGGTAGCAAAGCGTACAACAAATCGGCAAAACGTATTTCCCATCCAACATGGTTGTCTGTACCCAGGCGACATTCTCCAGTATGAATGCGCCATTCAGGGCCCTGGCTTCGCTTTTTCCTACAAGTAATCGGGGCGCTGTCCTATATTATCCAATTCATAACGCAGATACGATTCTACTCAAGCCGCCACGGTCATATTGATGCAATTGACTGACATGAGACGGCAGCAGTCTGGAGTCGGAGTGTTCTGAATATCATCGAACCGAAGTATAAAAATCAGAGGTGAATTATGTCTATCCTCCAAACGACTTTGCAAGATGCTTCCACTCTTTTCAAAAGCCGTGTGACAGTCGAGTGGCCTGCTTATGTCAAGGCTTGCCATGAAATTGCCAAAAAAAAATCTGATCCGGTAGAGATGGCTTTGCGGCAAAAACGTAACCAGGCATTGCAATACCTGTGCAATAAAACACCTGTGACCGGCCCTGCCTATAGCCTTACCGAACCGCGCATTTTTACGCCTCAATTTGTTTCCGAGTTGAGTGTGACGAATTCTAGATGGCGTGCCAAGCGCAATCCATGGGTGGCCTCGATGCTGAAAGACATGCGCGACAAGAGTGTCTGGCCATTGGCGGCAGACAGAAAAAACGTTCGGACCCTCGAGCCGCATAATGTTGTGCATTGGCCGAGCACCGTTAGCGAGTCAGTCTGATCATCTGCATGAGATGAAACTTCGCTCCAGAATTGAAAGTGATGCCATGAAACGCCTTTACACTTTATGTCTATGCACGATTGCCGCGATGGGCTCCCTGTTTGTGATTTTTAATCCGATCGCGGTATCGGCAGAAACCAGCCAGAATGACATGGCCGAGCAAGCGCAAATTACCACTCTGGTGACGATGGCGATTCCGCCGTACAAGTGGTAGCAGTCGCTGAACAAGCCGCTGTCAGGTTGAACAAGACCTGACAGCGGCTGATGACAGCAAAAAAAATCAGACGCCCATTGCTGTGCGTCTGATTTTTTGTATGTGGCCCTCGTAGGGCTGAAAGCGTCACCTGTTTATTGGAGGCGTATTTCCCCATCAAATACAATATGCAGCTTGATGCCTTCAATCTCCAGCGTGACTTTTGCCGGAAACGATTCGTCGCCCTTGATGCGTCCTTCTGCAATGGCTTTTTCCACCGCTTTTTCGATGGCATTCTGGGAACTGACGCCCACCATTTTCAGGAATTTTCGCATACTGAGATTGAAATTTTCTTCGTCCATCTTGGGCTCCTGTCTGATGTGAAATGTTTGCGAGATGAAAGGATGTTTCGCATGCCGCCGTCGTTCACCCTCAGTAGATCATAACGAATTTCAGCTCCATATGACAGCTAAAAGCCGGCGTATCGCGCAGGCTGATCAAACAGCCCATTGCTCCAGGCGGTAAGCCGCATCCCAGAACATCCATTCCAGTTTTGCTGCATGCGTGTAAGCGGCATGCATGTCACGGCGCGTCTCTGCGCTGGCCACGCTTGCCACACGGTCTACCGTTTGAATGACACCCCGTACAGCAGCATGAAATTCTTCTCCGGCATAGGTAGCGATCCATGCATCGTAAGGATTGTTTTTCGCGGCCCGTGCAAGTATGTCGCGACCTATTTCTGCATAAATCCAGAAGCATGGCAGCAGGGCAGCCAGCGCGACCGGATATGAAGCGCTCCATGACGTCGCAACCAGATAGTTGCAGTAATGATGCGTGGTTGGAGAAAGCGGCGTGGCGGAAAAGGTCGCAGGACTGACATTGAATTGCTCCATGAAGTCCGCATGCAGACTGCGCTCGACAATGATGGCAGTGCGCGCAGCTTCTGAAAATTGTGCGACTTCATCGCTGTTGTCCGCCTTGCCTGCAGCCACTGCGAGGGCGCGGCCGAAGGCGACCAGATAATGCGCATCCTGAATCATGTAATGACGGAAGCGTTCCTGGCTCAGGGTGCCGTCAGCAAGCTCCTGATTGAAAGGCATGGTGCGTATGGTTTCAAACAGGGCGGAATTTTCTTTCCAGATTTCAGCAGTAAAAGACATCGTGTTCCTTTAATGAGGGTGGCAGGCCGCTATATGCAGGCGGCCTTGGATTCATGGGTAGTCGAGAGGTGTGTAAACGTGATCGAAAAATGCACGCTCCAGCGCTACTGCGCGCCCGAACATGGCAGCGCAGCGCGCCTGATCCTGTGCATCCAGCAGCGGGCCGGTGCGATCGAGTTCGGCGCGCAGCCAGCCGATGAATTCGGCGAAGGCCGGATTGTTGTGCAGCGTAATCCATTCTGCATGGATGAAGCGTTCCGGCAAGGCGGCGCCTGGACGATCGGCCCAGCTCAGGTACAGCCATTCGGCAACGACCAGCACCGACAGGCACAAGGGATAGATCCGGCTCTCCGCAGATTCCGCCATCAAGTCTTGAAAAGCCCTGGTCGGCGCAGTCAGCGGCGGCGTTGTGCGGTATTTTTCAGACAGGCCCAATTCATCGAAAGCGCGCAGGAAGTAGGTATTTTCATCGCTGGTGATCATCGCGGCAAAGCGGGAGAAGCGCACGCGGGATGTGAAAAGATCGGCGCTGGCGATGGCGGCGCCGAGCAGCGCGACGAAGCGATCGATGAATTGATAATCCTGCACCAGATAATGTTGCAGCACATTGTCGGCAACCGTGCCGGCAAATAATTCATCGATGAAACGGTGATGGATGGCAGCATCCCAGTCGACCTGATTTTGCTCACGCAACCATTCGGTAAAGGTGCTGGCAGTATTGGTTCGCGTACTGAAGGTATTGGTCATGAAAAATCTCGAAAATCTACGGGTAATGGCGGATCATTGTCAGGGTTCGCGCGGGACGAATTCTACAATGGAGGATATTTTTTTGCGTTGATGACGAGCTTGTCTTGAATCGCGGCATTCAGATCGACCTTCAGTACGGAGGCCAGACGTATCAGATACAAGGCAACATCGGCCAGCTCCTGCCGTACGTGTTGCGCCGTTTCCGGTGCCTGCGCGACCAGCCATGATTCCTCTTCAGTGCGCCACTGAAAAATTTCCACCAATTCGCCAACTTCTCCGGTCAGGGCCATCGCCAGATTTTTGGGGGAATGGAATTGCTGCCAGTCGCGTGCATCGGCAAATTTTTTCAGCACGTCTTCCAGTGCTTTGGTATCGAGCAGGGTATGAGGCATGTGTATCGACGAGTAAATGCAGACTTTGCATATGATAGCCGCAATGTCGGTGCCCGGGGTTTGTGCACCCTCGTGCCCTGGCTAGGTGAAGTCCACAATTTACCGTTTTTTAACCTGTTTTATAGTGCTCGAAAGCTTCAGTGGCGCATGCCGCATGGCGTCGCAAGACTATCCGTATCAAACGATATTCATCAGCAGTCGTTTGAACTTACATGAATTCAGAGTTACTAAAAGGAAGAACAATGAACAAGTCTTTATTCGCCGCAATTTTGCTGGCCCTGTCGCTGGCTGCCTGCAGTTCCGAAAAAACGGAAGCGACTGTACCTGCAGCATCCGAGGCTGCGCCCGCAACTGCGACCGATGCAGCGCCGTTAAGCGCTGAAGATGCTGAAAAAGAAAAAATCCGCAAGCAGAACGAAGCTGCTGAAGCTGCCTTGTCCGGACATTGATATCGCGCAGTGTTGCAAGCTTTAAAAGCCGTCACTAGTGACGGCTTTTTTATTGGCCCAACAGGATATGGCATTAAGAAATGCGGTGATCAGCCTTGTGGAGTGCTTGTGATCTGGTGGCAGTAGGTCACCAGAGGGGGGCGGCGACTCGACGGGACAGACGCCACACTGCCAGTTTCCCGGTACTGCATAATTGATGAAGGTAGGATAGCGCAGCTTGAGACTCGCCATGATTTCCCTGAATTCTTCCAGTGTTTTTCCCCCGCCCAGGCGTGGATTGCGCTCCTTCTCCGTGCAATTGAAGAGGTCCGACGACCTTTGTAGTCATGTGCCGGATACACCAGCGCGTCGTCCGGCAGGGTAAACAGTTTTTCCTGCACGCTCTTGTACAAGGCATCGGTATCGCCGTGCCGAAAATCGGTACGGCCGCAGGTTTCTATCAGCAAGGCATCGCCGGTAAAAATTCTATCGTCGAACAGATAGGTGAAATGTCCGTCCGGGTATCCCGGAGCATGCAGTGCTTGCAGGACGCTGCTGCCGATTTACAGCGGCGTTCCTTCTTCAATCCCGATATCGGCGCAGGGAATCGATCATATGCCGGCATGGCAGGATGCCGCCTCCTGCTCCACATAAGCTCGTGACAAGCCTATGGATGCCCCAAAACGGGACTAAATAGCATGCGGCTTTCTTTTACGATTGACGGATATTCGTTCCAGAAGCTCGAACACGAGCATGCCGGCTATCATCGCAACGAAGAACAGCAAAGGTTTTGCGCCACCCTGGGCAAGTGATACCAGGGCTGGCCCCGGGCAATATCCAGCCAATCCCCAACCGACGCCAAAGGTCAAGCCGCCGAGCACAAGCCGGCGGTCAATCTTCGTGGCTGTCGGCAGATGGATTGCTTCGCCCAGCAGCGATCGCTGCCACTTGTTTGCGAACGGAAATGCCAGTGAGCCTACTAGCAGTGCGCCACCCATGACAAATGCAAGCGACGGGTCCCAGTTTCCAGCCAGGTCCAGAAATCCAAGTACTTTGGATGGGTTTGCCATGCCTGACACAATCAGACCAAGACCAAATACCAGACCGGCCACTAACGACATCAGTAATTTCATCTCATTCTCCTCAGGTAAATGCGTGACGCACAAGATAGACGGTCACAAACCCGGCAAACATAAAAGCCAGCGTCGCCACCATCGAGCGCGGCGAGCGGCGAGACAGGCCGCATATGCCATGTCCGCTGGTACAACCCGACCCGTAACGGGTGCCTATGCCCACCAGCAGTCCGGCGATAATGAGTACCGGCGTGCTGGTATCGACGCGCACGACGGGGAGCGGGAATGCCAGGCCATAGACAAATGGTGCACACACCATGCCGGCGATGAAGGCAAGGCGCCATCCAATGTCGCCGTTGGAGGGCCTGAACAGGCCGCCAACTATGCCACTGATACCGACTATTCTGCCGTTGAAGAACAGGAATAACGTAGCCGACACGCCAATCAGCAAACCGCCGACAAGTGAGATCCATGGTGTGAAGTGAACCCAGTCAATCGTCATCTCATTTCTCCTCATCCTTGGGACAGTACAATTGGTACAGCACTTGCAGCACGGCCAGCGCTTCCGGGCTGGCGATGCTGTAGAAAATCTGCTTGCCTTCGCGACGCGTGTTTACCACCATTTCTTCTCGCAATACGGATAATTGCTGCGACAGCGTCGGTTGGCGAATACCGGTCATCGTTTCCAGCTCTCCGACCGAATATTCGCCTTGCGTCATCTGGCATAGCAGGAGCAGGCGGTCAGAGTTGGCAAGAATCTTCAGCAGGCCGCAGGCCTGCACAGCAGAGGCCTGGAGTTTTACTAATTCAATTTGATTTGGATAGGTCATGTGAAATCGGGAAAAGTAACGCTTTACACTAAAAACATATACTATCATAATATATAAAAATATATATTGATTGCACAAAGGCGGCAGCCTTTTTTCTTTGACCTGGTCAGGAGCCATTATGATTTTCAGACAACTCTTCGAACCGCTGTCCAGCACCTATACCTATTTGCTGGCTGACGAACAAACCGGTCGGGCCATTCTCATCGACCCGGTCGTTTCTACCATGGACCGCGATTTGGCCGAAGTCCGCCGCCTCGGCTTGACGCTTGCCTACACTATCGATACGCATATTCATGCTGACCATGTCACTGCAGCGCTCGAGCTCAAGCGGGCGGTTGGCAGCAAGATTGCTGCGCCGGCACATGATCGCCTACCATGCATAGACCTCGGTATCGAGGAAGGTAAGCCGTTTCAGGTCGACGGCATCACGCTGCAACCACTTCATA
It encodes the following:
- a CDS encoding Hypothetical protein (Evidence 5 : No homology to any previously reported sequences), whose product is MQEKLFTLPDDALVYPAHDYKGRRTSSIARRRSAIHAWAGEKHWKNSGKSWRVSSCAILPSSIMQYRETGSVASVPSSRRPPLVTYCHQITSTPQG
- a CDS encoding conserved hypothetical protein; putative transporter component domain (Evidence 4 : Homologs of previously reported genes of unknown function), whose product is MKLLMSLVAGLVFGLGLIVSGMANPSKVLGFLDLAGNWDPSLAFVMGGALLVGSLAFPFANKWQRSLLGEAIHLPTATKIDRRLVLGGLTFGVGWGLAGYCPGPALVSLAQGGAKPLLFFVAMIAGMLVFELLERISVNRKRKPHAI
- a CDS encoding putative transcriptional regulator (ArsR family) (Evidence 3 : Function proposed based on presence of conserved amino acid motif, structural feature or limited homology; Product type pr : putative regulator); this translates as MTYPNQIELVKLQASAVQACGLLKILANSDRLLLLCQMTQGEYSVGELETMTGIRQPTLSQQLSVLREEMVVNTRREGKQIFYSIASPEALAVLQVLYQLYCPKDEEK
- a CDS encoding conserved hypothetical protein; putative transporter component domain (Evidence 4 : Homologs of previously reported genes of unknown function), which gives rise to MTIDWVHFTPWISLVGGLLIGVSATLFLFFNGRIVGISGIVGGLFRPSNGDIGWRLAFIAGMVCAPFVYGLAFPLPVVRVDTSTPVLIIAGLLVGIGTRYGSGCTSGHGICGLSRRSPRSMVATLAFMFAGFVTVYLVRHAFT